Proteins encoded by one window of Microcebus murinus isolate Inina chromosome 2, M.murinus_Inina_mat1.0, whole genome shotgun sequence:
- the LOC105864480 gene encoding myeloid cell nuclear differentiation antigen-like isoform X2 — translation MNDYQFSVIMFLVDSDLNLTKKMEDECNRILSVLNQEKFPSAAFVGNVIDLVQDIKSHKGLIDSLRREILKVKGRTLVKKRNQEEVGPATPAPTTSNALRSEGADKTPVPQNQNTQAQRQVAARGNVLQKGQMTVMVLKATQPFEYESPDKGKNKMFHATVVSKAQFFQTFQVKVFDIDLKDKFVKLKIITISDYMECNGILEINEASSVSEVGLAPKLEVPNSLLRQANKTPKIDYLLQQASGIIVYGLFTLRKKTVKRKITIYEIQDNTGSIEVVGNGKWYNIKCEEGDKLQLYCFQMRIIDYKRRLVCGIHSFIKVIKTKKNKKESMNFN, via the exons ATGAATGATTATCAGTTTTCAGTAATTATGTTCTTAGTGGACAGTGACTTAAACCTGACgaaaaaaatggaagatgaaTGTAACAGAATTCTTTCTGTTCTGAATCAAGAAAAGTTCCCAAGCGCTGCCTTTGTGGGCAATGTTATAGATTTGGTCCAAGATATAAAATCACATAAAGGCCTTATTGACAGCCTTCGGAGAgagattttaaaag TAAAAGGAAGAACTCTAGTGAAAAAGAGGAATCAGGAAGAAGTGGGTCCTGCTACGCCTGCACCCACCACAAGTAATGCTCTGAGATCTGAAGGAGCAGACAAGACCCCTGTGCCTCAG AATCAGAACACTCAAGCACAGCGTCAGGTGGCTGCCAGGGGAAATGTTCTCCAAAAAGGCCAAATGACAGTGATGGTACTGAAAGCAACACAGCCATTTGAATATGAGTCCCCtgacaaagggaaaaacaaaatgtttcatgCTACAGTGGTCAGTAAGGCTCAGTTTTTCCAAACCTTCCAAGTGAAGGTTTTCGACATCGACTTGAAAGACAAATTCGTAAAACTGAAGATCATTACCATATCTGATTACATGGAATGTAATGGAATCCTGGAGATAAATGAGGCATCATCCGTGTCTGAAGTTGGGCTTGCTCCAAAGTTGGAGGTCCCAAACAGCctcctcagacaagcaaacaaaactCCCAAAATTGATTATCTTCTCCAACAAGCATCTGGAATAATCGTGTATGGGTTGTTTACATTACGAAAG AAAACAGTGAAGAGGAAGATCACAATCTATGAAATACAAGATAATACAGGAAGCATTGAGGTAGTGGGGAATGGAAAATGGTACAATATCAAGTGTGAAGAAGGAGATAAACTTCAACTCTACTGCTTTCAAATGAGGATAATTGACTATAAGCGGAGATTGGTGTGTGGAATTCACAGTTTCATCAAG gtcATCAAGaccaagaaaaacaagaaagaatcaATGAATTTTAATTGA
- the LOC105864480 gene encoding myeloid cell nuclear differentiation antigen-like isoform X1 produces MNDYQFSVIMFLVDSDLNLTKKMEDECNRILSVLNQEKFPSAAFVGNVIDLVQDIKSHKGLIDSLRREILKVKGRTLVKKRNQEEVGPATPAPTTSNALRSEGADKTPVPQKRKVTIQESTEAKRNKASQEQSQPLFPLRPSTPAATGHPLPAQIASSGLSNASSTQNQNTQAQRQVAARGNVLQKGQMTVMVLKATQPFEYESPDKGKNKMFHATVVSKAQFFQTFQVKVFDIDLKDKFVKLKIITISDYMECNGILEINEASSVSEVGLAPKLEVPNSLLRQANKTPKIDYLLQQASGIIVYGLFTLRKKTVKRKITIYEIQDNTGSIEVVGNGKWYNIKCEEGDKLQLYCFQMRIIDYKRRLVCGIHSFIKVIKTKKNKKESMNFN; encoded by the exons ATGAATGATTATCAGTTTTCAGTAATTATGTTCTTAGTGGACAGTGACTTAAACCTGACgaaaaaaatggaagatgaaTGTAACAGAATTCTTTCTGTTCTGAATCAAGAAAAGTTCCCAAGCGCTGCCTTTGTGGGCAATGTTATAGATTTGGTCCAAGATATAAAATCACATAAAGGCCTTATTGACAGCCTTCGGAGAgagattttaaaag TAAAAGGAAGAACTCTAGTGAAAAAGAGGAATCAGGAAGAAGTGGGTCCTGCTACGCCTGCACCCACCACAAGTAATGCTCTGAGATCTGAAGGAGCAGACAAGACCCCTGTGCCTCAG aaaagaaaagtgaCAATCCAAGAAAGCACTGAAGCCAAAAGGAATAAGGCATCCCAAGAGCAGAGTCAGCCTCTCTTTCCTCTAAGACCCAGCACACCTGCAGCAACGGGCCATCCCTTACCTGCCCAGATAGCATCATCAGGTCTATCCAATGCTTCCTCGACTCAG AATCAGAACACTCAAGCACAGCGTCAGGTGGCTGCCAGGGGAAATGTTCTCCAAAAAGGCCAAATGACAGTGATGGTACTGAAAGCAACACAGCCATTTGAATATGAGTCCCCtgacaaagggaaaaacaaaatgtttcatgCTACAGTGGTCAGTAAGGCTCAGTTTTTCCAAACCTTCCAAGTGAAGGTTTTCGACATCGACTTGAAAGACAAATTCGTAAAACTGAAGATCATTACCATATCTGATTACATGGAATGTAATGGAATCCTGGAGATAAATGAGGCATCATCCGTGTCTGAAGTTGGGCTTGCTCCAAAGTTGGAGGTCCCAAACAGCctcctcagacaagcaaacaaaactCCCAAAATTGATTATCTTCTCCAACAAGCATCTGGAATAATCGTGTATGGGTTGTTTACATTACGAAAG AAAACAGTGAAGAGGAAGATCACAATCTATGAAATACAAGATAATACAGGAAGCATTGAGGTAGTGGGGAATGGAAAATGGTACAATATCAAGTGTGAAGAAGGAGATAAACTTCAACTCTACTGCTTTCAAATGAGGATAATTGACTATAAGCGGAGATTGGTGTGTGGAATTCACAGTTTCATCAAG gtcATCAAGaccaagaaaaacaagaaagaatcaATGAATTTTAATTGA
- the LOC142861087 gene encoding olfactory receptor 6K3-like, which produces MVRSNQTTTVTEFLFSGFPQLEDGSLLFFIPLFIIYIFIVIGNLIVFFAVRMDPRLHNPMYNFISIFSFLEIWYTTATIPKMLSNLVSKQRTISMVGCLLQMYFFHSLGNSEGILLTTMAIDRYVAICNPLRYPTIMTPRLCAQLSAGSCVFGFLVLLPEIAWISTLPFCGPNQIHQIFCDFEPVLRLACTDTSMILIEDVIHAVAIILSVLIIALSYIRIITVILKIPSVEGRQKAFSTCAAHLAIFLMFYGSVSLMYLRFSASFPPFLDTAIALMFAVLAPFFNPIIYSLRNKDMKIAIKKLLRPQKMFTVSAD; this is translated from the coding sequence ATGGTGAGAAGTAACCAAACCACTACAGTCACAGAGTTTCTCTTCTCTGGATTCCCCCAGTTGGAAGATGGTAGCCTCCTCTTCTTCATCCCGCTGTTCATTATCTACATATTCATTGTTATTGGgaatctcattgtgttttttgcAGTCAGGATGGACCCCCGTCTCCACAATCCCATGTATAATTTCATCAGCATTTTTTCGTTTCTGGAGATCTGGTACACCACCGCCACAATTCCCAAAATGCTCTCTAACCTCGTCAGTAAGCAGAGGACCATCTCCATGGTTGGCTGCCTCTTGCAGATGTACTTCTTCCATTCCCTGGGAAATTCGGAGGGGATTTTGCTGACCACCATGGCTATTGACAGGTATGTTGCCATCTGTAACCCTCTGCGCTACCCGACCATCATGACCCCTCGGCTCTGTGCTCAGCTGTCTGCAGGCTCCTGCGTCTTTGGCTTTCTTGTGTTGCTCCCAGAGATTGCCTGGATTTCCACTCTGCCCTTCTGTGGACCCAACCAAATCCATCAGATATTCTGTGACTTCGAACCTGTGCTGCGCTTGGCCTGTACAGACACGTCCATGATTCTGATTGAGGATGTGATTCATGCGGTGGCCATCATCCTCTCTGTCCTGATTATTGCCCTCTCTTATATCAGAATCATCACTGTGATCCTGAAGATTCCCTCTGTCGAAGGTCGCCAGAAGGCCTTTTCTACTTGTGCAGCCCATCTCGCTATCTTCCTGATGTTCTATGGCAGTGTGTCCCTCATGTACCTGCgtttctctgcctctttcccaCCATTTTTGGACACAGCCATTGCACTGATGTTTGCAGTTCTTGCTCCCTTTTTCAACCCTATCATCTATAGCTTGAGAAATAAGGACATGAAGATTGCAATTAAGAAGCTTCTACGCCCTCAGAAGATGTTTACTGTATCTGCAGACTAA